From a single Myxocyprinus asiaticus isolate MX2 ecotype Aquarium Trade chromosome 33, UBuf_Myxa_2, whole genome shotgun sequence genomic region:
- the LOC127424397 gene encoding SE-cephalotoxin-like, with product MTTVKTFITILYLILYSSFCTADITTLQINQVEKGIAFSKELLKGFDDVTKWVSEPKELKDTIQKVFKVFDIFGKVAASFGFIGALISFIFAFIPKLDPVKELLKEQFAEVNRKLDSLSIQISTLKTHTEWTDYASSYGKDENVIKNSWAKLREFIDQASAAPTQEQKSRLAERFTTFYENTGTENSIANLYRYITENNSVSLNKNLLKLIIEKSNGDFNALVQYSTYFTGLMVSGLKLNVFYYIMKGYDAEAKAKEAVTQLSDTLSAIKDAFIECVDGFEKWAKKDAETLSTEKFSDIKMLASDIKAHLERKFHWYKWMVIVHSKEAKNEFTFGQSISFVAQEKTVVHLIHQEKGTTADQKVKDNIKSSMQTAILELFTNQKCLTVKEEMLHKIGAEVISHIQFLHAVAKQSDYGQTDVSDVELKCQSLSILNKDRYFNVFLKSKNIVEKPPCSKVNCNHGECKPIKDTTQGFCKCHKMFHGPACEEKIQDMIDYATIEGQINNLIYQPVPDLTAIYFSVKELKDFTKEIIESVRHDIHWTQIFVKYSNVVEKFRYINTLHTLLENSTITKQNYVSEVGAQFTGGHTFKFFLTSYNHMMMGTGFGDKHNILDVFRKSLVQDSQTQPGEPVECTKGYRDQIDYFVRYMFTLEKEAVLAWFKYILISGKSEDIDFEEKFFRHFVSHQWRLFNKNGCGVLKAVDLQNIHCEKPYHSTHQQQVKLKCRGDYKPFPETVLCSGGQWSALPVCYTEKVKGRVQCSSENGSTICKAPCPSGWTSQPLLSNYRCSKSPCPSFTPKQCDKCTDNSVCKDEEVCTSGTCRDACLVSPCGVNAKCSSTSHRRSCTCVSPWKGDAYQGCRSQDLQWILTRDVPYNAVRSKTNLAVCKAIGPNGAWHSGFVQNKYCKYEYAWKEYLAGSYKVLVDPCQGRGWKWMEGAQSNMFEYEETKRYNYVCSGKSTGLAGKLFSTRHGYLCHVPKYGKTRDGNFYSLVQQPCI from the exons ATGACTACTGTAAAGACCTTCATCACTATCCTTTACCTCATTCTGTACAGTAGTTTCTGCACAGCTGACATTACCACTCTACAAATCAATCAAGTGGAAAAAGGCATAGCTTTTTCTAAAGAACTTCTCAAAGGTTTTGATGATGTGACTAAGTGGGTTTCAGAACCAAAGGAGTTGAAAGATACAATCCAAAAAGTCTTCAAAGTGTTTGATATTTTTGGAAAAGTTGCGGCAAGTTTTGGATTTATTGGGGCATTAATTAGCTTCATTTTTGCATTCATTCCAAAACTGGACCCAGTGAAGGAATTATTAAAGGAACAATTTGCTGAGGTCAACCGGAAACTTGACTCTCTCTCAATTCAAATTTCCACCCTGAAAACACATACAGAATGGACAGACTATGCAAGCAGTTATGGTAAAGATGAGAATGTTATCAAGAACTCCTGGGCCAAGCTGAGAGAATTCATAGACCAAGCTTCTGCTGCCCCCACACAGGAGCAGAAGAGCAGGCTGGCTGAGAGGTTCACCACTTTCTATGAAAACACTGGCACAGAGAACAGCATTGCTAATTTATACAGATACATCACTGAGAACAATTCTGTTAGCCTTAACAAGAATCTTCTGAAGCTCATCATTGAGAAATCAAATGGTGATTTTAATGCCCTGGTGCAATACTCCACCTACTTCACCGGTCTGATGGTATCAGGACTGaagttaaatgtgttttattacaTAATGAAAGGCTATGATGCTGAAGCAAAAGCAAAAGAAGCAGTCACACAACTGTCTGACACTTTATCAGCCATAAAGGATGCCTTTATTGAGTGTGTTGATGGCTTTGAGAAATGGGCTAAAAAGGACGCAGAGACACTCAGCACTGAAAAATTCTCAGATATCAAAATGCTAGCTTCAGATATTAAGGCTCATTTGGAGCGCAAGTTTCACTGGTACAAATGGATGGTGATTGTTCACTCAAAAGAGGCTAAAAATGAGTTTACTTTTGGACAGTCAATTAGCTTTGTTGCCCAAGAAAAAACAGTAGTTCACTTAATTCATCAAGAAAAGGGGACTACTGCTGATCAGAAAGTTAAAGACAACATTAAGTCCAGTATGCAGACAGCAATATTAGAACTATTCACTAACCAAAAGTGTCTAACAGTGAAAGAGGAGATGCTCCATAAGATTGGTGCTGAAGTAATAAGCCACATTCAGTttcttcatgctgttgcaaaacAATCAGATTATGGACAGACAGATGTGTCAGACGTTGAGCTGAAATGTCAATCATTAAGTATTTTGAATAAAGACAGATACTTTAAtgtcttcctcaagagtaagAACATTGTGGAGAAGCCTCCTTGCTCAAAAGTGAACTGTAATCATGGAGAATGTAAACCCATCAAGGACACCACACAAGGATTCTGCAAGTGCCATAAAATGTTCCATGGTCCGGCCTGTGAGGAGAAAATACAAGATATGATTGATTATGCCACTATTGAAGGCCAAATCAACAACTTGATCTATCAACCAGTCCCTGATCTGACTGCAATTTATTTTAGTGTCAAGGAGTTGAAGGATTTTACAAAAGAAATAATAGAGTCTGTCCGACATGATATCCATTGGACGCAAATCTTTGTGAAATACAGCAATGTGGTTGAGAAGTTTCGCTACATCAACACACTTCATACTCTACTTGAAAACAGCACTATAACCAAACAAAACTATGTTTCTGAAGTTGGAGCTCAGTTCACAGGGGGTCACACATTTAAATTCTTTCTCACAAGCTATAACCACATGATGATGGGGACTGGATTTGGAGATAAGCATAACATTCTGGATGTTTTTCGCAAATCACTGGTCCAGGACTCACAAACCCAGCCCGGTGAGCCAGTAGAGTGCACAAAGGGCTATAGAGACCAGATCGATTATTTTGTACGCTACATGTTCACCCTTGAAAAAGAAGCTGTTTTGGCATGGTTTAAATATATACTGATCTCTGGGAAATCAGAGGACATTGATTTTGAGGAGAAGTTCTTTAGGCACTTTGTCTCACATCAGTGGAGACTCTTCAACAAAAATGGATGTGGCGTTCTAAAAGCTGTGGACCTTCAGAACATCCACTGTGAGAAGCCATATCACAGCACACACCAGCAGCAGGTGAAACTGAAGTGTCGTGGTGACTACAAGCCTTTCCCAGAGACTGTGCTGTGCTCCGGAGGGCAGTGGAGTGCCCTTCCAGTGTGCTACACTGAGAAGGTAAAGGGTCGAGTTCAgtgcagctcagaaaatggatcCACCATCTGCAAGGCCCCCTGCCCATCTGGCTGGACCTCTCAACCTCTGCTCTCCAACTACAGGTGCTCAAAGTCACCCTGTCCATCCTTCACACCAAAGCAGTGTGACAAGTGCACAGACAACAGCGTCTGTAAGGACGAGGAGGTCTGCACCTCTGGCACATGTCGTGATGCATGCCTGGTTTCACCCTGCGGAGTGAATGCCAAATGCTCCTCCACCAGTCACAGGAGGAGCTGTACCTGTGTGAGCCCATGGAAAGGAGATGCATACCAGGGCTGCAGGAGCCAGGATCTCCAGTGGATTCTGACCAGAGATGTGCCCTACA ATGCTGTTCGCTCTAAAACCAACCTCGCTGTGTGCAAAGCCATCGGACCGAATGGAGCATGGCACAGtggatttgtacaaaataaatactgCAAATATGAGTATGCTTGGAAAGAATATCTTGCCGGAAGCTATAAG GTTCTGGTTGATCCCTGTCAAGGACGTGGTTGGAAATGGATGGAGGGGGCACAGTCGAACATGTTTGAGTATGAGGAAACAAAGAGATATAACTATGTGTGCAG TGGGAAGAGTACCGGCCTTGCAGGGAAGCTTTTCAGCACCCGTCATGGTTATCTGTGCCATGTTCCCAAGTATGGCAAAACGAGGGATGGAAATTTTTACTCTTTAGTTCAACAGCCATGCATCTGA